The following coding sequences lie in one Alphaproteobacteria bacterium genomic window:
- a CDS encoding SDR family oxidoreductase, whose amino-acid sequence MSLQLFDLTGRRALVTGSSQGIGLSLAEGLAAAGAEVVLNGRDPAKLAAAAEALRARDLAVETAAFDVTDPAAVAAAVDGIERDHGPIDILVNNAGIQRRTPLEDYPVATWTEMVTTNLSSVFYVGQAVARHMIARKRGKIVNICSLMSEVSRYSIAPYSATKGAVKMLTKGMCTDWARHGIQVNGIGPGYFATPLNKALVEDPQFNGWLTARTPAGRWGDTRELQGACIFLASSAADFVNGQVIYVDGGVLATI is encoded by the coding sequence ATGTCGTTACAGCTGTTCGACCTGACCGGCCGGCGCGCGCTGGTGACCGGCTCCAGCCAGGGCATCGGGCTGAGCCTGGCCGAGGGGCTGGCCGCGGCCGGCGCCGAGGTGGTGCTGAACGGGCGCGACCCGGCCAAGCTCGCCGCGGCGGCGGAGGCGCTGCGCGCCCGCGACCTGGCCGTGGAGACCGCCGCTTTCGACGTGACCGATCCGGCCGCGGTCGCCGCCGCGGTCGACGGCATCGAGCGCGACCACGGCCCGATCGACATCCTGGTCAACAACGCCGGGATCCAGCGCCGCACGCCGCTGGAGGACTATCCGGTCGCGACCTGGACCGAGATGGTGACTACGAATCTGAGCAGCGTGTTCTATGTCGGCCAGGCGGTGGCCCGGCACATGATCGCCCGCAAGCGCGGCAAGATCGTCAACATCTGCTCGCTGATGAGCGAAGTGTCGCGCTATTCGATCGCGCCCTACAGCGCGACCAAGGGCGCGGTGAAGATGCTGACCAAGGGCATGTGCACCGACTGGGCGCGGCACGGCATTCAGGTCAACGGCATCGGCCCGGGCTATTTCGCCACGCCGCTGAACAAGGCACTGGTCGAGGACCCGCAGTTCAACGGCTGGCTGACGGCGCGCACCCCGGCCGGCCGCTGGGGCGACACGCGCGAGCTGCAGGGTGCGTGCATCTTCCTCGCCTCGTCCGCCGCCGACTTCGTCAACGGCCAGGTGATCTACGTCGACGGCGGCGTGCTGGCGACGATATGA
- a CDS encoding L-idonate 5-dehydrogenase: MRAAVLHGAKDLRVEEVPDQGLGTDEVRVRFRSGGICGSDLSYYFKGRVGDFALCEPLILGHEAAGEVIETGAAVDNVAPGDHVTLNPSRPCRTCDYCRHGRSNLCRNMRFFGSAALRPHVQGAFREAVIARADQCHKIPESLSWAEAACAEPLSVALHGVARAGDLFGKTVIVAGAGPIGSLLALVAKKAGAHVTITDVVDHPLQTALTLGVDETINVATAPEKLAAYEAGKGHFDVGLEATGVVSALAGLFRVVRPGGRIVQLGAMPPGDIPLPANLLMAREIDYVGAFRFHEEFAHAVRLLSTRSIDITPILSAEVPMDRADEAFRLAADRTRALKVTLVF; encoded by the coding sequence ATGCGCGCGGCCGTGCTGCATGGCGCCAAGGACCTTCGAGTCGAAGAGGTGCCGGACCAGGGCCTGGGCACCGACGAGGTCCGGGTCCGCTTCCGCTCCGGCGGCATCTGCGGGTCCGACCTGTCCTACTACTTCAAGGGCCGCGTCGGCGACTTCGCGCTGTGCGAGCCGTTGATCCTGGGCCACGAGGCCGCCGGCGAGGTGATCGAGACCGGCGCCGCGGTCGACAACGTGGCACCGGGCGACCACGTCACCCTCAACCCCAGCCGGCCGTGCCGCACCTGCGACTATTGCCGCCACGGCCGGTCGAACCTGTGCCGCAACATGCGCTTCTTCGGCAGCGCCGCCTTGCGGCCGCACGTGCAGGGCGCGTTCCGCGAGGCGGTGATCGCCCGCGCCGACCAGTGCCACAAGATCCCCGAGAGCCTGTCCTGGGCCGAGGCGGCCTGTGCCGAACCGCTCAGCGTCGCCCTGCATGGCGTGGCGCGCGCCGGCGACCTGTTCGGCAAGACCGTGATCGTCGCCGGCGCCGGGCCGATCGGCAGCCTGCTGGCGCTGGTCGCCAAGAAGGCCGGCGCGCATGTGACGATCACTGACGTGGTCGACCACCCGCTGCAGACCGCCCTGACGCTGGGCGTCGACGAGACCATCAACGTTGCGACCGCGCCCGAGAAGCTGGCCGCCTACGAGGCGGGCAAGGGCCATTTCGACGTCGGGCTGGAGGCGACCGGCGTGGTCTCGGCGCTGGCCGGCCTGTTCCGCGTGGTCCGGCCCGGCGGGCGGATCGTCCAGCTCGGCGCCATGCCGCCGGGCGACATCCCGCTGCCGGCCAACCTGCTGATGGCCCGCGAGATCGACTATGTCGGCGCCTTCCGCTTTCACGAGGAATTCGCCCACGCCGTGCGCCTGCTGTCGACGCGGTCGATCGACATCACGCCGATCCTGTCGGCCGAGGTGCCGATGGACCGGGCCGACGAGGCCTTCCGGCTGGCGGCCGATCGCACCCGTGCGCTGAAGGTGACGCTGGTCTTCTGA
- a CDS encoding LacI family DNA-binding transcriptional regulator, with product MSTKPTMRDVAAEAGVSTMTVSRVLTRPERVAEPTRRKVQYVIDRLGYVPDRNAGSLSSQRTGFVAAIMPSLRNSNFADTGRGLANTLRTAGYQPLFGFTDYRVAEEQALVAAMLARRPEAFVLTGGYHTGATYRMLEQAAVPVVEIWDLPANPIGHAVGFSNFDTGRAMAAHLIAQGRRGIARLSRQAHDGFRDVRGDMRMAGASEALRAAGLRDDLTVTGGAGPVTFGHGAACIAALADDGLLRGGRVDAVIAVSDLSAVGALTECQRRGIRVPDDLAIAGFGDFEIGALSVPPISTVRVPCEEIGALTGRMLIDLLAGTGPAERQVHDLGFEVIARRSTGATGG from the coding sequence ATGAGCACCAAGCCCACCATGCGCGACGTCGCCGCCGAGGCCGGCGTGTCGACGATGACCGTTTCGCGCGTGCTGACCCGGCCGGAGCGGGTGGCGGAGCCGACCCGGCGCAAGGTGCAATACGTCATCGACCGGCTGGGCTACGTGCCCGACCGCAATGCCGGCAGCCTGTCGTCCCAGCGCACCGGCTTCGTCGCCGCGATCATGCCGAGCCTGCGCAATTCCAACTTCGCCGACACCGGGCGCGGGCTCGCCAACACGCTGCGGACCGCCGGCTACCAGCCGCTGTTCGGCTTCACCGACTACCGGGTGGCCGAGGAACAGGCGCTGGTCGCCGCGATGCTGGCCCGCCGGCCGGAGGCGTTCGTGCTGACCGGCGGCTACCACACCGGCGCCACCTACCGCATGCTGGAGCAGGCGGCAGTGCCGGTGGTCGAGATCTGGGACCTGCCCGCCAACCCGATCGGCCACGCGGTCGGCTTTTCCAACTTCGATACCGGTCGCGCGATGGCGGCGCACCTGATCGCGCAGGGGCGCCGCGGCATCGCGCGGCTCAGCCGCCAGGCCCATGACGGCTTCCGCGACGTGCGCGGCGACATGCGCATGGCCGGCGCCAGCGAGGCGCTGCGCGCCGCCGGGCTGCGCGACGACCTCACGGTCACCGGCGGCGCCGGGCCGGTCACATTCGGCCATGGCGCGGCCTGTATCGCCGCGCTGGCGGACGACGGCCTGCTGCGCGGCGGCAGGGTCGACGCGGTGATCGCCGTCAGCGACCTGTCCGCGGTCGGCGCGCTGACCGAATGCCAGCGGCGCGGCATCCGCGTGCCGGACGATCTCGCCATCGCCGGCTTCGGCGACTTCGAGATCGGCGCGCTCAGCGTGCCGCCGATCTCCACGGTGCGGGTGCCGTGCGAGGAGATCGGGGCGCTCACCGGCCGCATGCTGATCGATCTGCTGGCCGGCACCGGCCCGGCCGAGCGCCAGGTCCACGACCTCGGCTTCGAGGTGATCGCGCGCCGCTCGACCGGCGCGACCGGCGGCTGA
- a CDS encoding 2OG-Fe(II) oxygenase produces MADDSADAPPPPGDNRLGALADDLADRGWSILDGWPDPVLVAALADAARRHHAADDTRVAAVGRSDEAVVDRSLRRAEIRWLEGADPLEARFLAAAETLRLALNARLFLGLFAFEACYAVYPPGGFYARHADALRGQRNRIVSLVTYLNPHWDAGQGGALVIYGRDGARAAAVEPRAGTSVLMLSEEIEHEVRPTAALRLAVAGWWRVNEGPAAPPA; encoded by the coding sequence ATGGCCGACGACAGCGCCGATGCCCCGCCGCCGCCCGGCGACAACCGCTTGGGCGCGCTGGCCGACGACCTGGCCGACCGCGGTTGGTCGATCCTCGACGGCTGGCCGGACCCGGTCCTGGTCGCCGCCCTGGCCGACGCCGCGCGGCGGCACCACGCCGCCGACGACACCCGTGTCGCCGCGGTCGGCCGCAGCGACGAGGCGGTGGTCGACCGGTCGCTGCGCCGTGCCGAAATCCGCTGGCTGGAGGGTGCCGATCCGCTCGAGGCCCGCTTTCTCGCCGCGGCGGAGACGTTGCGGCTGGCGCTGAACGCGCGGCTGTTCCTGGGCCTGTTCGCCTTCGAGGCCTGCTATGCCGTCTATCCGCCCGGCGGCTTCTACGCGCGCCACGCCGACGCCCTGCGCGGCCAGCGCAACCGCATCGTCTCGCTGGTCACCTACCTCAACCCGCACTGGGACGCCGGGCAGGGCGGCGCGCTGGTGATCTATGGCCGCGACGGCGCCAGGGCGGCCGCAGTGGAACCGCGGGCCGGCACCAGCGTGCTGATGCTGTCGGAGGAGATCGAGCACGAGGTACGGCCGACCGCGGCGCTGCGGCTGGCCGTCGCCGGCTGGTGGCGGGTCAACGAGGGCCCCGCCGCTCCGCCGGCCTGA
- a CDS encoding SMP-30/gluconolactonase/LRE family protein, translated as MEGDYEIVDNRFLRYILGNAALERLATGFRWSEGPVWFADLNCLLFSDIPNDRILRWSPDVDHGGSLSVFRQPANHSNGHTRDREGRLVSCEHGARRVTRTEVDGRITVLADSYRGRRFNSPNDVVVKSDGTVWFTDPHYGIVSSYEGYQSEPELDGCWVYRLDPADGSLSVVADDFDCPNGLAFSPDESRLYISDTGLFGTPDRKHHMRVFDVVDGRRLRGGAVFAEIEPGKSDGFRCDTDGNVWTSAGDGVHCFDPDGNLLGKIRVPERVANVTFGGQRRNRLFICATTSLYAIFLNRRGAQTP; from the coding sequence ATGGAGGGCGACTACGAGATCGTCGACAACCGCTTCCTGCGCTACATCCTGGGCAACGCCGCGCTGGAGCGGCTGGCGACCGGCTTCCGCTGGAGCGAGGGGCCGGTGTGGTTCGCCGACCTGAACTGCCTGCTGTTCAGCGACATCCCCAATGACCGCATCCTGCGCTGGAGCCCGGACGTCGACCACGGCGGCAGCCTGTCGGTGTTCCGCCAGCCGGCCAACCACAGCAACGGCCATACCCGCGACCGCGAGGGCCGGCTGGTCTCCTGCGAGCACGGTGCCCGCCGCGTGACGCGGACCGAGGTCGACGGGCGCATCACCGTGCTGGCCGACAGCTATCGCGGCCGCCGGTTCAACTCGCCGAACGACGTGGTGGTGAAGTCCGACGGCACCGTCTGGTTCACCGATCCGCACTACGGCATCGTTTCCAGCTACGAGGGCTATCAGAGCGAGCCGGAGCTCGACGGCTGCTGGGTCTATCGCCTCGACCCGGCCGACGGGTCGCTGAGCGTGGTCGCCGACGATTTCGACTGCCCGAACGGGCTCGCCTTCTCGCCGGACGAGAGCCGTCTCTACATCTCCGACACCGGGCTGTTCGGTACGCCCGACCGCAAGCACCACATGCGCGTGTTCGATGTGGTCGACGGGCGCCGGCTCCGCGGCGGTGCCGTGTTCGCCGAGATCGAGCCCGGCAAGTCCGACGGCTTCCGCTGCGACACCGACGGCAATGTCTGGACCAGCGCCGGCGACGGCGTGCACTGCTTCGATCCCGACGGCAACCTGCTCGGCAAGATCCGCGTGCCGGAGCGGGTCGCCAACGTCACCTTCGGCGGCCAACGCCGCAACCGCCTGTTCATCTGCGCGACGACGTCGCTCTATGCCATCTTCCTCAACCGCCGTGGAGCCCAGACCCCATGA
- a CDS encoding heme-binding protein — protein sequence MTDQPTRVSHDITHQAALKMLAAACDAAVATGRDQCIVVVDTRTAVVASVRMNGGKVPSMRSATAKAMTAAANNAPTGAMPAEFAANLAAATDGIVTNLKGGLPIRFGGVPAGAIGVGSGTPDQDIAVAKAALAAIGADEIEV from the coding sequence ATGACCGACCAGCCCACCCGCGTGTCCCACGACATCACCCATCAGGCCGCGCTGAAGATGCTGGCGGCGGCGTGCGACGCCGCCGTCGCCACCGGCCGCGACCAGTGCATCGTCGTCGTCGACACCCGTACCGCCGTGGTGGCGTCGGTGCGGATGAACGGCGGCAAGGTGCCGAGCATGCGCTCGGCCACCGCCAAGGCGATGACCGCGGCGGCCAACAACGCGCCGACCGGCGCCATGCCGGCGGAGTTCGCCGCCAACCTGGCCGCCGCCACCGACGGCATCGTCACCAACCTGAAGGGGGGCCTGCCGATCCGCTTCGGCGGCGTGCCGGCCGGCGCGATCGGCGTCGGCTCCGGCACGCCGGACCAGGACATCGCGGTGGCGAAGGCCGCGTTGGCCGCGATCGGCGCCGACGAAATCGAGGTGTAG